GAGAGAAgtcacttcctttccttcttcattaAAACACTAAGTAGGGGGATTGTTTTTAGATCCCATCCCTACAgcaaccatatatatatatatccctacaGCCAAAGATGTAGACATCAGGATCTGTATTTATTATGTCCTGTAGCCTAAGGTCAACATGCAAGTTGTCTTAGAGAAAGTCAGTTGTCATTTCCAACGTTAATGCAGTATGACGGTAAATGCATTCTGCTGTCCAATTTCCAACAGAGTTACACAATCAGAGTGGTGTGACTCTTTGAAAACCCTTTTGTCCTTAAAGttccataaagaaaaaatgataaactgattacatattataaatatattttattatattctgttaTGTAAAGGTGCACATCATGTTATATGAAAACTGAATCCTatcaatatttacataaataaatatttaaatagataaatagacatGAGCAAGGTCATCTGTAAGCAACTACTGCTTGTAGAGTTGACATGTTCTGAAAACACGTGACAAATTGCCTGTGTTCATGTCTTCACGACAGCAGAAATGTGAATCTCTGACACGCCAGAACTCCAGAATGTGTGATGTTATCAGTCAGAAGGAATCATTTCCATGTTGAAAGGGGTATCACTTCCCGATCCTTAGTCTCTTATGTAAGGCTACTGATGCATACAAGGGTTTCATGATCTCTGCTCGGACCATCTCCCAGGCACAAGGGCTGTATTGCTTCTCTTGCAGATAGAGGGAGATTCTCTGGAAGTAGTTCCTCAGGATGGAGTCCCCATTCACCAGGGGCggctctcccacccctgcctccagcaGAGGACAGGCTTCCAGGCGATCCAGCTGCTCAGAAAGTCCCGAGCACAATTCCTCCAGAAGGGTCGTGTTCCAGGGAGCAGGTGAGGCCTCTGTGCAGAAGAGGTGGAAGGTCTTCTGGTTCGTCACATGGACAACAGAGAGGGCGTGAGCCTTCTGTAGAGCCTTGCTGTCAAAAACCTCCTGGGGGAAGCCAAAGTTGTTTGTGTACCTTTCACAGGAGCTAGCAGACAGTCTCCTCATTTGTCGCAGGAGCATCAAGGCCCTCCAGTGCAGCAGGCCGTGGTCCTGAGGCAGGTCACATCCCAGAGAGC
The DNA window shown above is from Mustela erminea isolate mMusErm1 chromosome 12, mMusErm1.Pri, whole genome shotgun sequence and carries:
- the LOC116570224 gene encoding interferon alpha-1/2-like, which translates into the protein MALSCSFLVALVVLSCHSLGSLGCDLPQDHGLLHWRALMLLRQMRRLSASSCERYTNNFGFPQEVFDSKALQKAHALSVVHVTNQKTFHLFCTEASPAPWNTTLLEELCSGLSEQLDRLEACPLLEAGVGEPPLVNGDSILRNYFQRISLYLQEKQYSPCAWEMVRAEIMKPLYASVALHKRLRIGK